Proteins encoded within one genomic window of Halalkalicoccus subterraneus:
- a CDS encoding DUF7550 family protein: protein MSNQDDHVPDERAEREDRVDATGDEATGMTDEDPGAQEAVASGPEKETETKHPLAERTTAPQSPYTTKQAGIGVAVLVVGLLVTFGIPVLL from the coding sequence ATGAGCAATCAGGACGATCACGTACCCGACGAGCGGGCCGAACGAGAGGACCGTGTCGACGCCACCGGCGACGAGGCCACCGGCATGACCGACGAGGACCCCGGCGCTCAGGAGGCCGTCGCGAGCGGCCCGGAGAAGGAAACCGAGACGAAACACCCGCTCGCCGAGCGCACGACCGCCCCACAGAGCCCGTATACGACGAAACAGGCCGGGATCGGTGTCGCCGTCCTCGTCGTCGGCCTGCTCGTCACGTTCGGGATCCCGGTGTTGCTCTAA